In Nematostella vectensis chromosome 12, jaNemVect1.1, whole genome shotgun sequence, the genomic window CCCTAACCCACTAGGGGTACCTGGTAGACATGTCACCCCTAACCCACTAGGGGTACCTGTAGACATGGCACCCTAACCCACTAGGGGTACCTGTAGACATGTCACCCCTAACCCACTAGGGCTACCTGGtatacatgacacataacacCCCTAACCCACTAGGGGTACCTGTAGACATGACACCCCAACCAACTAGGGGTACCTGGTAGACATGTCACCCCTAACCCACTAGGGGTACCTGGTAGACATGTCACCCCTAACCCACTAGGGCTACCTGGtatacatgacacataacacCCCTAACCCACTAGGGGTATCTGGTAGACATGACACCCCTAACCAAATAGGGGTACCTGTAGACATGACACATAACACCCCTAACCCACTAGGGGTACCTGGTAGACATGACGCCCCTAACCCACTAGGGGTACCTGGTAGACATGACACTCCTAACCCACTAGGGGTACCTGGTAGACATGACACATGACACCCCTAACCCACTAGGGGTACCTGGTATACATGACACAtgacaaccctaacccactAGGGGTACCTGGTAGACATGACACATAGCACCCCTAGCCCACTAGGGTACCTGGTAGACATGACATATAGCACCCCTAGCCCACTAGGGTACCTGGTAGACATGACACATAGCACCCCTAGCCCACTAGGGTACCTGGTAGACATGACACATAGCACCCCTAGCCCACTAGGGTACCTGGTAGACATGACACATAGCACCCCTAGCCCACTAGGGTACCTGGTAGACATGACATATAGCATCCCTAACCCACTAAGGTTACCTGGTAGCCTCGGCATCTAACGCCCCTGAACCAGCCATCTTGATACTTTTTCACCACCAGAACAACGTCACCCTAAGATATAAGAGAACACTAGCATACCCATGCTGTCTCGCTGGTAGAGGAGGGGCAAGGGAGTACTACATACTACAGAACAACGTCACGTTAAGATATAAGAGAACACTAGCATACCCATGCTGTCTCGCTGGTAGAGGAGGGGCAAGGGAGCACTACATACTACAGAACAACGTCACCCTAAGATATAAGAGAACACTAGCATACCCATGCTGTCTCGCTGGTAGAGGAGGGGCAAGGGAGCACTACATACTACAGAACAACGTCACCCTAAGATATAAGAGAACACTAGCATACCCATGCTGTCTCGCTGGTAGAGGAGGGGCAAGGGAGCAGTACATACTACAGAACAACGTCACCCTAAGATATAAGAGAACACTAGCATACCCATGCTGTCTCGCTGGTAGAGGAGGGGCAAGGGAGCAgtacatactacaatacaacGTCACGTTAAGATATAAGAGAACACTAGCATACCCATGCTGTCTCGCTGGTAGAGGAGGGGCAAGGGAGCAGTACATACTACAGAACAACGTCAAGTTAAGATATAAGAGAACACTAGCATACCCATGCTGTCTCGCTCGTAGAGGAGGGGCAAGGGAGCAGTACATACTACAGAACAACGTCACGTTAAGATATAAGAGAACACTAGCATACCCATGCTGTCTCGCTGGTAGAGGAGGGGCAAGGGAGCAGTACATACTACAGAACAACGTCACGTTAAGATATAAGAGAACACTAGCATACCCATGCTGTCTCGCTGGTAGAGGAGGGGCAAGGAAGCACTACATACTACAGAACAACGTCACCCTAAGATATAAGAGAACAGTAGCATACTCATGCTGTCTCGCTGGTAGAGGAGGGGCAAGGGAGCACTACATACTACAGAACAACGTCACGTTAAGATATAAGAGAACACTAGCATACCCATGCTGTCTCGCTGGTAGAGGAGGGGCAAGGGAGCAGTATATACTACAGAACAACGTCACGTTAAGATATAAGAGAACACTAGCATACCCATGCTGTCTCGCTGGTAGAGGAGGGGCAAGGGAGCACTACATACTACAGAACAACGTCACCCTAAGATATAAGAGAACACTAGCATACCCATGCTGTCTCGCTGGTAGAGGAGGGGCAAGGGAGCACTACATACTACAGAACAACGTCACGTTAAGATATAAGAGAACACTAGCATACCCATGCTGTCTCGCTGGTAGAGGAGGGGCAAGGGAGCAGTGCATACTACAGAACAACGTCACCCTAAGATATAAGAGAACACTAGCATACCCATGCTGTCTCGCTGGTAGAGGAGGGGCAAGGGAGCACTACATACTACAGAACAACGTCACCCTAAGATATAAGAGAACACTAGCATACCCATGCTGTCTCGCTCGTAGAGGAGGGGCAAGGGAACAGTACATACTACAGAACAATGTCACCCTAAGATATAAGAGAACACTAGCATACCCATGCTGTCTCGCTGGTAGAGGAGGGGCAAGGGAGCAgtacatactacaatacaacGTCACGTTAAGATATAAGAGAACACTAGCATACCCATGCTGTCTCGCTGGTAGAGGAGGGGCAAGGGAGCAGTACATACTACAGAACAACGTCACGTTAAGATATAAGAGAACACTAGCATACCCATGCTGTCTCGCTGGTAGAGGAGGGGCAAGGGAGCAGTACATACTACAGAACAACGTCACGTTAAGATATAAGAGAACACTAGCATACCCATGCTGTCTCGCTGGTAGAGGAGGGGCAAGGGAGCAGTACATACTACAGAACAACGTCACCCTAAGATATAAGAGAACACTAGCATACCCATGCTGTCTCGCTGGTAGAGGAGGGGCAAGGGAGCAGTACATACTACAGAACAACGTCACCCTAAGATATAACAGAACACTAGCATACCCATGCTGTCTCGCTGGTAGAGGAGGGGCAAGGGAGCAGTACATACTACAGAACAACGTCACGTTAAGATATAAGAGAACACTAGCATACCCATGCTGTCTCGCTGGTAGAGGAGGGGCAAGGGAGCactacatactacaatacaacGTCACCCTAAGATATAACAGAACACTAGCATACCCATGCTGTCTCGCTGGTAGAGGAGGGGCAAGGGAGCAGTACATACTACAGAACAACGTCACGTTAAGATATAAGAGAACACTAGCATACCCATGCTGTCTCGCTCATAGAGGAGGGGCAAGGGAGCAGTACATACTACAGAACAATGTCATCCTAAGATATAAGAGAACACTAGCATACCCATGCTGTCTCGCTGGTAGAGGAGGGGCAAGGGAGCAGTACATACTACAGAACAACGTCACCCTAAGATATAAGAGAACACTAGCATACCCATGCTGTCTCGCTGGTAGAGGAGGGGCAAGGGAGCAGTACATACTACAGAACAACGTCACCCTAAGATATAACAGAACACTAGCATACCCACGCTGTATTGCTGGTAGAGGAGGGGCAAGGGAGCAGTACATACTACAGAACAACGTCACGTTAAGATATAAGAGAACACTAGCATACCCATGCTGTCTCGCTGGTAGAGGAGGGGCAAGGGAGCACTACATACTACAGAACAACGTCACGTTAAGATATAAGAGAACACTAGCATACCCATGCTGTCTCGCTGGTAGAGGAGGGGCAAGGGAGCACTACATACTACAGAACAACGTCACGTTAAGATATAAGAGAACACTAGCATACCCATGCTGTCTCGCTGGTAGAGGAGGGGCAAGGGAGCACTACATACTACAGAACAACGTCACCCTAAGATATAAGAGAACACTAGCATACCCATGCTGTCTCGCTGGTAGAGGAGGGGCAAGGGAGCACTACATACTACAGAACAACGTCACGTTAAGATATAAGAGAACACTAGCATACCCATGCTGTCTCGCTGGTATAGGAGGGGCAAGGGAGCACTACATACTACAGAACAACGTCACGTTAAGATATAAGAGAACACTAGCATACCCATGCTGTCTCGCTGGTAGAGGAGGGGCAAGGGAGCAGTACATACTACAGAACAACGTCACCCTAAGATATAAGAGAACACTAGCATACCCATGCTGTCTCGCTGGTAGAGGAGGGGCAAGGGAGCAGTACATACTACAGAACAACGTCACGTTAAGATATAAGAGAACACTAGCATACCCATGCTGTCTCGCTGGTAGAGGAGGGGCAAGGGAGCACTACATACTACAGAATAACGTCATGTTAAGATATAAGAGAACACTAGCATACCCATGCTGTCTCGCTGGTAGAGGAGGGGCAAGGGAGCACTACATACTACAATAGAACTGCAAACCATAATTTCACCTCCCAAAAATAAGTCCCTTCCCTAAATAGGCACATTGCCTTAGACGCAATGTGCATCTAAGGCAATGTGCCTAGCGTCTTCCCCAAATAGGTGCCCCCTTAAACATGTTGCACTCAATAGACTTTGTAACAAGGAGAACTTAAAGGTCCTGTAAACACCTCGTGGGTCATTTTTGCGATAAAATAGAAAATCTGGCGTAGAATACCAATATCAGGTCTCTTTGCCCGTTTCGGCCTAAAGTTGATGTTTTGGCCATTGCAATTTTACTTCCAGTTGAACATACGCCGGAAGTAAAATTGCAATCGCCCAAATGTCAACTTTTAGGCCGAAATGTGCAAAAAGACCTTGATATTTGTTATCTACACCAGAAATTCTATTAAATATCGACAAAATAGTTTGTTTGATACTAGGGGTTTAACGGTACATTAATGTTGAAACAGAGTAACAAAAAACTGACAGTTTATGCACATACAGTACCACAACATTTTATCATTGAAAGCTTGTTTTGTTATGATTATGGGAGGATTTAGCTccttgaaaaacaaaataagcccTGGGTCACTTATTTGACCATTGTTTGTATGTATGTAAGCAAATTGTGTTTAACACTATAATATCTTAGCAAATGAATGGTAGTTTTGCTCTGATCATTATTTTTGGCTTTTATATTTGTCCATGCGTTCAACAAACAATAATCATTCTCTAGCTATTTTACAATAATGTTAATTGTAATTCAAAACGCAAGCTTCAAGCAGTGAATTCCTAGACATACCCTCAACACTTTGGCAGAATAGACTAACAATTAAATTAATACAGCATTATTATGGAATTTAATCCTTTGTTGTATCAGGGGTAATTCAATGAGTTTAAAAATCAACAAACTTTCTCACCTTTTTTTACAATCAtaggtaataaataaaatgtataAATTGCCAATTTCCAATATTGGTGTAGAGCTAAATAGCTGAAGAAATCACACAATTTGCATATTAAGAAAATCTACACATACATCATCACTACACAGGAAGTGGCCCTTCACATGGTATCAGAGAAAAAGTTTcgttttctgttttgtttagaattATATAGGAGAAATGGCTCAACGATGAATGAACCTAGATTATATTGCTTAAAATCTGCCAGGTTTATAACAACATAGTAAGCCTGCTTTCTTATTAACTGGGTGAAGGTAATAAAGAGTAATATTTACCAAAAAGTAAGTCCTGATTTATCTATTATAAACAACTAAACTATTCAAATTTCTGATGACCTTAATCCAGAATCCAAAATGTGTATCACCATAACAAACAACCATTAAACTGGATTTCATTAGTTTAAAAATATCATTAGTCCAATTTTGGTAAGAATAATATCACATCATGTTTTTATTGCATGACCATGAGTGTGTTAAAAGTGTGAAATTTCATAGAGAGCAAATACAGAAGGCAGAACAAAAATCTAAGGTCTCTGTTTTATTCACAATGAATAATTCATCCAAAAAATAGTAAAGTCTCGTAAATACTTTACCTTTTGTAGATCTATTTCATCATCTCTTGTTGTCTGAAACTCATGGATTGCAATGTAGCGTTCAGGACTTCTCAAGCTGAAACACAAGTTCAATGGTCAAGAGATATCTAGTATTGCAAATTAATTAGTGAAACCAAGGTCTAAAGATATAAAATCAATGTcacaaaataacaaagtaAATATACCTATTAAATATCTTATAACCTTGGCTTGTATACTCTTGTGAAAGGTATAGTAGTTGTACTATTTCATTCTTACTGAATATTTTCAAGCTTTCAATAAATTTGACAGCAGGCTGCCACTTGTAATTTTGTCTGTGGGCTTTGTAACTATTATTTGGGTTCGCTGACAATTGCAGAAACATTaagcatttatttttaatggcTTTAAGACAAATATAATTGACTGACATGGGAAAACAAAACAGGAGGATTCACaaatgattttaaaaaaacctatttATAGTGTAAACAAATTTCCTCATGTTGTACCATCAGTTCCATTGGGTAATAAACACAAATGACAATTTACATTTTATCAAACTGTAAATCATAATTTGAAGTATTTGAACATtacaaaaattattttttgagACTTGTGATGCATCATATGTAATTGCACACAATTTGgaacaaataaaattaaattgtCTACAATATTTTATACTGTATGGTTTTATTTGTAGCTGATAATGTTGACATGTCTTCCATTTTTTCAGTCATTACATAGGAAAATAATGCTCATGGGTTTCTCTAtactaaacaaaaatattcaaCTGGAGGACATTACTCAAGAagagtatatatatatatatatatatatatatatatatatatatatatatatatatatatatatatatatatatagtatgGAAATAGGAAAAATTGAAGGCCACTCTTGAGAGAGGAAAAATGCAAAGAAATTAAGGTTATCATGCAGATAACCtgatgagggggaggggctgggGGGCAGCCCCACCTCTTTTTgcactaaaaagaaaaaaaataattaaaaaaaggaagactTTAAAGAAGTTTTTCCATATTTTTATCCATATTttccatatttttatttaatttgtcAGCCCCCCCTCCTCTCCACTTTTCAACATGCTCCATGGTACCTGGTTCTATAATATTCATATTTAACTGAATCATATTGGCTGTGAGGGGCAGTAGGCATATTTAGGAACAgagcatttgatatttgacagGGGTAGTGGCTGATCTCCAAATAACAAATTGACCAAGGCTCAGGACCTTAAAAAAAGCAGCAAGCAAAGACTGGCAGGAAAAATCCATGGGGGAAAAATTGGATGGTAAAACGTCAggggaaaaagtataaaaaaagtaTCAAATGGTCCACCCCTTACCAGGGAGGGAACCGCcgcctccccctccccccctctcccgccccccccccccccattgagaCGCCTTGACCAAATAAGCAAATGtccctgataaaaaaaattataacaaTCTAGGAGATATGCGAAAGAGGGCTAATGGGcatatacctgtcaactctcccagTTTTCGCAGGAGAGTCTTTTTTAGCCTTCACCTTTTTATAGCCTTCATCtccatataataaaatataaacttcctatacatttactgtaaacTCCCAGGAAAACTCAACGataatttcttatacagttcTTGTATTTGAAGTACAATCTCCCGGGTTTTTAGCTTTCAAGGTTGGCAAGTATGAATGAAGCTATGTTTGACAGATTAGGCAGAGGGAGAAGGGGGCGGAACACAAAAGAGAAGGGAAGTGTGCAGAGGGAGTTATCACCTAAATAGAAATAGTACATTGTATTGCATTGAGTATGATTttcatttgttattttatttaggCAGTGAAGACAATCATAGATGGAAAGAGGGGAATTCATTATGGTTTGGATTTGTCTTAACAGTATTACAGTTACTTGAATTGCTTTAATAATTTTAGTCGTTCTATAGACgttttatctaaaaaataatcCTATAAATAGCAATGGTAATGAATGATTTCGAACTAGATACTTAATGGATATAATAAAAGCAAGGTGGATAAAAGGGAATCGCTTATGTTATTGGTTGAGTATTTGACTCACAATTACTCAAACAATAAACTAATATAAACATTTATAACGTGGTTTTAAGCTTACCCAGTTGGAGAAAGTACGAATTCGGAGTTCATCTCAAATCTACGGATATGTTGTAGGTCAAACAAGATAACTGGTGCAAGATTCCAGATCGTCTTATCTCCCCGATGCTTCAATTTTCCTCACAGACGCCATCAAATCTCGCACACTGAGAACAATCACGTCGCCACAACTGCGCTTTTTCCGTCTACAAACCACAAAATGAACGCACTAATTTTAAAATGTACAATGTCCCTTCCTTGCCGACTTAATTTGTGGTTGAATTTGCGGGATATGTGGACAGAATGGAGGAAATAATGTCGAGTATCATGACGAGCTAGAGCAAAACATACCGTGACACAACAAATTGAGGTTGAATAGCTCATAACAATTAGATCTTTAGAATCAATGCATACCGATACATACCGTTACGGAAAGGAAGTGACGAGGTTCTAGAAGCAGGCATATGTCGAGGAAATCGGTAAGTTCGATAATTGTTTAGGTACTCTTTTCGCAAAGAACAATCGAAATCCCTCTTGATGGTCGAAGTTTTGGAAATTTGAGATCGAaaaattttgcatttttgtggggggggggagagggggtgagCAGCTTTGTAAGTCACGAGACTTCAATTCATAGTTCAttgaaaatgatttttaacaaTTCTATACCATAGCAGTAGACATGTGTGGTCAGGATATCCCAAcggtggaaaaaaaaacaacttttcGGACATTTAAGAtgcaaaattatattttaagaggggtggggaggtCTTGCATTATGCCAAGagacaaaatataaacaatacTAGAAGCAAAATTTATCAATTTATCTTCTTTTAATTTACTTATGATTATAAATTCTATTTATATATTTCTATTGATGAATCTGAAAATATGCCAAATATAACGTTTATGATTTTGATGGTTCCCTAACCATAATGctaatgcaatattttatagttgGATGAAATCAAATATTAAAGGAAATTGAAATGAATTGAGTTCAATTATGATTCTGTTTAACAACTACAATTTATCTTCTCTcccagcctagtcccaggcactctaaccgggtttcctgtgctccaAGTGTGCTCCTGTGTGATGTCACAACTCTTACCATCCACAGTAAACTCAACCACAAGAAACCTGATAAGAACTCCAGGACTAGGCTGTTTCTCTCCCCCATCTACCTTTGGTGCtaagacttttttttgtattatcatAACAAATTAATAGTATGCAGGgacaagccccccccccccccccccccagttgTCCCGAACTTTTGATCGCAACTTTCTGAACCATTGATTCTTAAATAATCCAGAGCTGGAAATCTTAAATGttgagcgcaaagagagtccaaGGTCTGGATTAATTTTTAAAGTGCTTGCTATTCGAAATATATTATTAAAAAGCTAAAAATGGTTGGCATGCTTGCCAAGGACCATTCAGTGGCCCTGAAAGCCTATCTTTAGCCTGTACCACTACCCCACattcataaaaaaagttgTCCTTTTGGGAACATCACAGGGGTAGACTGGAGGGTATAATTTTAGGCAGAAGGTTGGAATGGAAGCAGTCCCCTGTAAGCgtggtggggtgggggtttaGGGGTTTTAAaccccccttgggctgccttttTTATTGTCTTCATTGTATCTAttcattccaaaatcgttACGAAGGTAAAATGCTGACGACAAACTTTggtcaacccccccccccctttggcaaaaagctagatctgcCCCTGCTCCCCCAAATTTGCATCACAGAGCACATATAGATACTATGCACTTATCACTATAGCTGTCTCAGCTACCTATGACATTGTACATAATACTTCATGGATTCAATTCTAAGAATTTATTTCTGCTCAATTTATAATAGCAGAGGCCTCAGTGCATCAAATATGATCTCCGCCATCCTGTCATAGCCTTGAGGGGTTAAATGTAATCCGTCATCCCAGAATTTATTCAATTCCTCTTCACACAGTCGTTCCCTTGGAAACTCTTCAGCAAAATCACAGAGAACAACCCTGCCTGCGGATTCATCAGAATAGGCCTTCAACATTTCGTTgacatttttccttttctctcTTACCCAAGTGACAGATAGTTCATAGCCCGTTTCCGGTAATGTCAAAGCCACTGTTTTCGTATTTTTATTGTGCTTTAGAAACAATTCGTGTAAATATTTTATCCTTCCAAATAGTGGTTTTCCCTCTTCGGGTTCTTTGACGCCTAGATCGTTTGTACCTGCGAGAATTATACCAATatcaaatgatttttttctaagtTCCTTTCTCAGGTGAGTTTCCAAATCTGTTGTCGTTTTGCCACTCCAGCCGCTAGTGATGATCTCATAGTTTGAAGCGGGAAGACTTTGAAGTAAGCCTTGGAGTTTGATCGAGTAGGGATGGAAGCCGAAGCCCATACGATAGTATCCCTCGGTTAAACTATCCCCAAACGCTAGAATCTGCCGAGTTGGTGCAGCCATTTTGGACTCAACACGGTATATCCCGAACAAGAAGAGACGAGACTTTTGACTGTAAGAGGAAGCTCGacgttttttttgctttcGAGAATATAGGATACTACGAACTAGAGGATGTGATATGGCTCCGAGGAGAAAGGATGCTGAGACGGAAGAAAAAAATTCAGGAGTCTGGATTTCGACTTCCGCTTTTGCCACAGGGGTTCCAAGAAGGACCACTTTTCGGCCTATACTTTTCAAGTATAGGCCCAGAAGTGGTTTGGTAACAGTCCTTTACTTTGCCACCGCCAAATTTAATGACTGCAAAAGGGCTACAAAAGGAAACTAGGGGTACGGTATTGGCCCGTATAGCCAAGGGTCTAGAGACTTTCGGCATTGCTCGCGATTCCATTTTTTAGGGAATTTACGtaagggagcggtcattaattactgggggCGGCAATTTTACAAAACCCTGGGCTCAATAAATTTTGCCTCCCCTCAAATCCTTGCCAAAAAATCGTgaccctaccccccccccctagaccGGACGCTCAAAAATtttcaacccccccccaccaccaccaccaccaccaccacaccttgaactttttatttattaataataattatgtaTCTTTAAAACCACAGAGACTTGATATACATACCGTGTGTAGCTGAATAAGTCGATGTGGTCCATCAATCCCGTAACCATGACAACGGTTACCGTggtaacataaaaaaatctatatttcGCTAAAATTAATAGCTGGACCAGGTGCAAAGGCTATTTCATATCTGTGTAAtgtcaataaacaaatatatgcCTTAAGATTTCTAAATTGTTTTGCCTAAATGTTCCCCTTTTTTACTTGAAAGATTCTAGCTAATTAAAATTCAAATATATGCAAGCAAACGcgtttccatggcaacaacAATTTCAACTGTTGTAAGTTACCACGATCTATCACTATGCCAAGCTTTATTGGCATACCATGTATACTTGAGAtattaataaaagaaaatcattTTGTTCCGCATATAAGCCTACGACTCCACTACGTCGTCGACGACGTTAACATTTGAGTCTAGGTTTTGCAACATTTTAGTAAGTAAGTATTCGTTTTTTCAACTGATTTGAACGGGCAGAATTGTCTGTCAACCATGAGAGGAAttctcaaaatttatttatattaagACAAGATTGGTACCTGTACAATATGGAACTAGATATACATTACAATAGTAGGAAACATGTGAACTGAATAAAATTCGTTTGAACAATGACTCTCTTGCTCAGTATTATGTTAAAACCAGACTTAAATTCGACGCccaaaaaatgtgacccccctTGAATGACAGcccaaaaaaatatgccccccccccgaaaaaaaaactaattaaaaaaacaaataaataaataaaaatataaatccCAAAAATTATATCAGACTCCTTGTGATGTTGATACAAATACTTTATTAATTTTTCAAGGCAGAAGTAAAGAAAGTACATCGCTTACCTGAAATCATATGCAAAAAGTAAATAATACAACCATGGACTCCAACAACAGTCCCCCAACTGATGGCATGTAAAGACATAACTTACTTTGCAACCTcctttgctattttctttgGAGGGTTAAATATAAGAGAGAAAATTGCCTCCGTATTTTTAAGCGAATAGTCGACTCCGAAGGATGTGTAGCCTACCTGCAGGCTTTAGTGTATTGGTCAGAAAAATACTCGAAAACCCGAAACCGTAGctcgtggccgccatcttggattcgagtgacaaaagatgacagatggggggggggggagggtgtctTCTCCCCACCCTAtaaaaacagcatctaaagccgaaaacagcattaagccgaaaacagcatctaaagcagaaaacagcatttaaagccgaaaacagcatctaatgccgaaaacagcatcta contains:
- the LOC5520663 gene encoding uncharacterized protein LOC5520663; the encoded protein is MAAPTRQILAFGDSLTEGYYRMGFGFHPYSIKLQGLLQSLPASNYEIITSGWSGKTTTDLETHLRKELRKKSFDIGIILAGTNDLGVKEPEEGKPLFGRIKYLHELFLKHNKNTKTVALTLPETGYELSVTWVREKRKNVNEMLKAYSDESAGRVVLCDFAEEFPRERLCEEELNKFWDDGLHLTPQGYDRMAEIIFDALRPLLL